A single genomic interval of Lycium ferocissimum isolate CSIRO_LF1 unplaced genomic scaffold, AGI_CSIRO_Lferr_CH_V1 ctg19684, whole genome shotgun sequence harbors:
- the LOC132042996 gene encoding uncharacterized protein LOC132042996 produces the protein MLKAFIWNIKSVNIQKDFHRVQMLHRHHKFILIALMEPFQDSRHISRYKRRLGMSLANHNCNGKIWCFINEGIDVEVLMDTEQQVTIKLFLQNSGKVLITTLVYAKCDANERLELWDSIYNLSNNMYFPWLDSILPSLISPNQFSFVKGRNIIENVLLTQELVPDIRKRGKPTNVIIKLDMAMPMIGCHGTILDRGVKKGDPLSPTLFILAVEVLSRALNSLFEDGMFRGYGMPKWSSNLNHLSYVDDTIVFASAEKLSL, from the exons ATGTTAAAAGCATTCATTTGGAACATCAAGTCTGTGAATATTCAGAAGGATTTCCATAGAGTTCAGATGTTGCATAGACATCACAAATTCATTTTGATTgcacttatggaaccttttcaaGACTCAAGGCATATTTCTAGATACAAAAGAAGATTGGGTATGAGCTTGGCAAATCATAATTGTAATGGGAAGATCTGGTGTTTTATCAATGAAGGAATAGATGTGGAGGTTTTAATGGATACAGAACAACAGGTTACCATCAAATTATTTCTGCAGAATAGTGGTAAGGTCCTAATTACTACACTGGTATATGCAAAATGTGATGCTAATGAAAGATTGGAGCTGTGGGATAGCATTTATAACTTGTCTAACAATATGTATTTCCCATG GTTGGATTCCATCTTGCCTTCATTGATATCGCCAAATCAATTTAGTTTTGTCAAAGGCAGGAACATTATTGAAAATGTGTTGCTTACTCAAGAATTAGTTCCTGATAttagaaaaagaggaaaaccaACAAATGTGATCATAAAGTTAGATATGGCAATGCCTATGATAGGGTGTCATGGAACTATCTTAGACAG AGGTGTAAAGAAAGGTGATCCTCTATCACCTACTTTGTTTATATTGGCTGTTGAGGTATTATCTAGAGCACTGAATTCTCTTTTTGAAGATGGTATGTTTAGAGGATATGGGATGCCTAAGTGGAGTTCAAATTTGAATCACCTTtcttatgttgatgatactaTTGTGTTTGCTTCTGCTGAAAAGTTGTCTCTTTAA